One Burkholderia sp. 9120 genomic window, TCGCCTATGCGTTGCGGCAAAGAAAATGGCCCGTGCGGCCACCTCGGGTTCGTAGATCGGCGCCACCGGTTGTGCTTTCCTGCCCATCTTGTTTAGGGCCCAGTCGAATTGTGGCGTGTTGAGCGCGGGGAGATCCACCATGGTCAAATGAACGTTCAACCGGTCGTGGATGATCTCGGAGCGCAGCGCGTCGGTAAACCCCCGCACGGCGAACTTGGCCCCGCAGTAGATCGACTGAAGCGGCACCGACCGGTAGCCGAGCGCCGAGCCGACATTGACGATCGTGCCGCGGTTGCGCGTGCGCATCCGTGCGAGCGCCGCCATCGTGCCATGCACCTGCCCGAGATAAGTCACCCTGGTGCCGCGCTCGAATTCGCGCGCGGTGAGTTTCGACACCGGCGCGAATACCGTCGCCATGGCCACGTTGACCCAGACAACGATCGGTCCGAGCTCCCGTTCAACGCGTGACGCCGCCGCTTCCACGGCATCGGCGTCCGCGACGTCGGTCGGAATAGCGAGGGCGCGCACGCCGTAGTTCGCCTCGAGATCCGCAGCCGCGCGGTGGACCCGTGTGGGGTCGCGCGACAGTAATGCGACGTCGTATCCGTGTCTCGCGAACTCATCGACCGTGGCTCGCCCCACTCCGGCACCGGCTCCCGTCACCACGACAACCTTGGCCATAGCGTAGTCCCCGTTTATCGCCCGAATGCGGCCGACCGGAGCGTCGGAAATTCGGGCGTTCAAGAAAGATATTGTCCAGCGACCTGGCGAGCAGTTTCTGTTCCCGAGGAAACTGGCGGCGCTTGAATCACGTACGGTTACGCCGCCGACAACCGGGCGCCAATGCGTGGTCCCGTGAATTACAATGCGCGGGCCACTCGGTAGCCCGGTCGTCAGGCCGGACTGCCTGCCGCGAAGAACGGCGCTGTATCGACCACCCGCTGACGCACTGCAGCGAGACCATGCGACTAGTCTGGGTACACCCAATATGCTGACCTACAACAAAACCACAGCGATATACGGGGCAATTGCCGCGCTGACCATCACGATTTTTGTGCTCGATTGCCTGACGCCGCTCGGCGTTGCCGTCTGGATTCTCTACCTTGCCCCGGTGGCCCTGTGCCTATTCGTCAGGGACGCGGCCGCCCCGCTGTTATCCGCGCTGGTGTCCACGCTGTTCATTGCGGGCGGCTTTTTTCTTTCCAGCGGTACGCCGACGATCAGCGTAGCCGTCGTCGTGATGAATCGCGCGTTCGCCATCCTTACCATCTGGAGCGTGGGCGCCATGGCTTTCATGTACGTGCGTTCGCGTAGCAGACTCGAAAGCCTGACCCGATTCCAGCATGCCCAGGTGCAGGTCGCCACGCAGATTCGCGGCGCAACCACCCCCTCGGCTTTGGGCGCGTCGGTCTTGCGTATTCTGACGACACTGGCCGACGCCCAGGTCGGCGCGATCTACGTCCGCGACGAAGACATCTTGCGTCGCATCGCCACCTGGGCCCTGCCGGATCCCGACGCCGCGCCGGCGACCATTGCGCTCGGCGCCGGGCTGATCGGCCAGGCCCCGCAGGAAGGACGAACCCTCAGAATCGCGGACGCGCCGGCAGGCTACCTGCATATCGGCTCCGCACTCGGCGACGGGCATCCGTCGCAGATATTCGTTACGCCGCTGACCGCCGACGGCGTGGTGGTCGGCGAGCTCGAACTCGGCTTCGCCTCGGGCCAGCGGCCGCTCGACGACATTGAACAGGTGGTGGAAGGCGTGGCCGAGAGCATCGGGATGGCGCTTCGCTCGGCAAACTATCGTGCCCGCCTCGAAAATCTGCTGGAGGAGACGCAGCGCCAAAGCGAACAGTTGCAGGTGCAACAGGAAGAACTGCGGGTCACGAACGAGGAACTGCAGGAACAGAGCCGCGCGTTGATGGACTCTCAGGCCAGCCTCGAAACGCAGCACACCGACCTCGAACAGAAAAATGTGCTGCTCGAAGGCTATGCCCACCGTCTGGAAGCACAAAAAACGGAACTTCTGATCGCACAGGAGGCGCAGGAGGTCAATGCAAAACGCCTTGAAGACGCCAGTCGCTACAAGTCCGAATTCCTGGCCAATATGTCGCATGAACTGCGCACGCCGCTCAACAGTTCACTGATCCTTGCGCAACTATTGGAGCGCAATAAAGACGGCAACCTGACCTCGGAACAGGTGCGCTACGCCGCGACGATCCATGCGTCGAATAACACGCTGCTCGTTCTGATCAACGACATTCTCGATCTGTCGAAAGTCGAAGCCGGACAGATCGCGATCGAATGCGAACCGGTCACGATCGATGCATTGGTGCTGTCACTACAGCAGACCTTCGCGCCGATTGCGCAGGAGAAAGGCCTCGATTTTCGTATTCATCGAACAGCGGATGTGCCCGATGTCGTGATCACCGATAACCAGCGCGTCGAGCAGATTCTGCGAAACCTGCTGGCGAACGCAATGAAGTTTACCGAGGCCGGAGAAGTCCGCCTCACGGTTGAGCGCGTCGACGCCGAGACGCTCCGCTTCGACATCCATGACTCAGGAATCGGCATCGCCGCCGATAAGCTCGACCTTATCTTCGAAGCGTTTCAGCAGGCCGACGGCACCACCAGCCGTCGATTCGGCGGTAGCGGGCTGGGCCTGTCGATTTCGCGCGAGTTCTCCCGCCTGCTGGGTGGCAGGATCAGCGTCGCGAGCGAGCAAGGCGTCGGCAGCGTGTTCAGCCTCACGCTGCCAATTTGCTTCACGCCCGCGGCGCGACCGGCCGCGCCGGCCGATGCGACGCTGTCCGCGCCGTCTGCGAGCGCGCCATCTGCCGCGGCAAAAGTGGGACTGTCGGGCACCGCACCGCGCTTGCAGGTTTCCCCGCCGGCGCGACAGAACCTGGTCGAACTGCCGGAATCGCCGAGCGCTTCAGTGCCCGCCGATTCGATTCCCGATGATCGGAACTTACGGCAGCGTGGCGGACGCCTTATCCTGGCGATCGAAGACGACACCGCTTTCGCGGCCATTTTGCGCGACCTCGCACACGATCTGAATTTCGACTTCGTCCATGCAACGAATGCCACGAGCGGGCTCTCACTCGCACGCGAGACGCAACCCGCCGGCATCCTGCTGGATATCGGCTTGCCGGACCGCTCAGGACTCACGGTGCTCGAATGGCTCAAGCAGGATCCGCTCACCCGCCATTTGCCGATCCATATCGTATCCGCGACCGACCACGCCGAGCGGGCCAGGTTCCTTGGCGCGGTCGGCTATACGTTGAAACCCACCGCACGGGAAGCGCTCGAGGCAGCGATCCTGCGCCTCGAAACCCGGCTCGAACAACAGATGCGCCGCGTGCTCGTGGTCGAAGACGATCCCGTGATGAGCGAGAGCATTCGCGCCCTGCTGGAAACGGGTAAGACGGAGATCGTCCTGTCCTCCACGCTGGGCAATGCGCTCGGGCAGATGGAAACGAACCGCTTCGACTGCATCGTGACGGATCTCGCGCTGCCGGACGGCACCGGCTACGATCTGCTAGAACGACTCGCGGCCAACCTGTCCTGGGCGACGGTACCCGTCATCGTCTACACCGGGCGCGTGCTGTCCGACGACGAAGAGCAAAGGCTGCGGCGCTATTCGAAGTCGATCATCATCAAGGGCGCAAGATCTCCCGAGCGTCTGCTCGACGAAGTGACGTTATTCCTGCACAGCGTCGAATCCTCGTTACCGCCCGAGCAGCAAAGAATGCTCCGCGCGGTGCGGCAGCGCGATCGTGAATTCGAAGGGCGAACCATCCTGCTAGCCGAAGACGACGTGCGCAATATCTTCGCGCTTTCGCACGTCATCGAACCGCTCGGCGCGACCCTCAGAATCGCGCGCAATGGCCTTGAGGCGCTGCAGACACTGGAACGCGAACCCGACATCGACCTCGTTCTGATGGACGTCATGATGCCGGAAATGGATGGGCTTAGCGCCACCCGGGAAATTCGCCGCAGCGAACGGTTCGGACGGGTTCCGGTGATCGCACTGACGGCCAAAGCCATGGCCGACGATCGTCAGCGCTGTCTCGAGGCTGGGGCGGACGACTACATTTCCAAACCAGTCGACGTCGAGAAAATGATTGCACTGTGCAGAGTGTGGTTGCAACAACGGTAGAGGATCGACGCAGCCGCGAGTTCGGCGAACCCGCACGGCAATCGGCGCGGGGCCAACGCCGGCGAGACCGTACCGTGCGCGGAGCCCGCACTATTTGTGCAAGGCGCTGCGCACGCTCGACACGTCGTGCGTCGTCACCGGCGCCGCCGCATTGCCCCACGTATTGCGGATAAACGTCAGCACGTGAGCCATTTCGTCGTCGTCGAGCTTGCCGGCGAACGAAGACATCTTGCGCGACTCGGGTCCGTCCCTGGTATGCGGACTGCCGCCGCCTTCGACTAGCAGCCGCACGAGCGAAGCAGAGGAAGCCGATAGCACCGCCGGATTGCCCGCCAGCCGCGGATATTTCTGCGCTACACCCGCCCCGTCCGACTGATGGCAGCGCGCGCAGTAAGTCGCGTAGATGCCCGCGCCGGGATGCTCGACGTCGCCGGTTTTCAATGCCTGCGCGCTCAACAGCGCCGCGCGCGAACGCCCATTGAACAGGCCGCTTTGCGCGCGCGGCGGAAGGCTCTTCAGATACGCGGCGATGGCCGCGAGGTCCGCGTCGCTCATGTATTGCGTGCTGTCCTCCACGACCTGCACCATGCTGCCGAAGGTGATCAGTCCGCCGCCGTGGCCCTGTTTCAGGAACGCGGCAATGTCGGCCGGCGCGCTTCGGCCGAGACCCGAGCCGGGGTCGGCGGTAAGGTTCGGCGCGAACCAGTGGTCGTTGGTGCCGCCCGTCAGATAGACCGTGCTGGACTCGGTATAGCCGCGCTCTTCATAAGCCGGTCCTCTCGGTGTGTGACAGGCACCGCAATGACCCAGCGATTGCACGAGATACGCACCGCGATTCCATTGCGCGTCCCGTCCCGTTTCGGGCTTGAACGGACCACTCGGAACGAAGGCCCAGTCCCAGAACATGAGGGCCCAGCGCTGGCTGAACGGGAACGGCAATCTGGTTTCGGGCGCGGCGACCGCGACCGGTTGTACGCCATGCATGAAGTAGGCGTACAGCGCGTGCAGGTCCTCGTCCGAGATTTTTGCAAACGACGGGTAAGGCATCGCCGGATACAAACGCTTGCCGCCAGGCGCGACGCCTTCGCGCAATGCCCGTGCGAAGTCGTCGTAGGTGTACGCGCCGATGCCCATGTGCGGGTCGGGCGTGATGTTCGACGAGTAGATCGTGCCGAACGGCGACGCCATGCCGAGGCCACCGGCGAATGACGGTGAAAGTATTGGAGCGGCGCCTGGTTCGGTAACGCGTGGCGCGGCCGTATGACAGCCGGCGCAGTCGGCAGCTTTGGCGAGGTAAGCGCCGCGCGCGACCTCGGCGGCATCGGCGGGGTTGCTGTTTGCCGTGCTGTTCACTGTGCCACTTGCGGCGACGGCCATGGCCCACACAGCCGGCGGGTTCGGCGGGTTCATCGCTTCGCCCCACATAACGCCTGACGCAAGCATTATCGCCACACCAGGCGCCGCACGCGTCAGCCGTCGCCCATGCAACCAAGCCAATAAAGAAGCCATAAAATCGCGGAGCGTACGCATCGTCACCACCACCTGCACGGCGACACAATCGCCAACGCGACATCGGTCGCGACCAGTGCAAACAGGAACAACACGCTGCACATTGCCGCGACACGGCTCAGGAACCCCGCCAGTTCAGCACGCGTTCGCCGCGCGCCGCTCAATGCAGCCCCCTGTTTCGATCCTCCGATCCGCCGAAGATTGCGCCACGCGATCACGCTGCCCAATCCGCCCACGACAAAACACAGCGCACTGATCACGACGAGCGCTGGACGCATCCACGGAACAACCGGCGCGGACAGGGGTTGGTTGAACGGATAGCAGCTCTGCGCGGCCAGCGTTTCCGCCATCACCATCTGCAGTAGCCACGCAAGCGGCGGCAGGACCAGACCCGGCAGCACGTATCGCAACGGCGGAAACGGCGCGTCGCGCGGAGTCAACTCCTCGGCCATGACCCCTCCTGAAAGAGGTAAGGCGTCAGATACAGCGTGCTGAAAATAAACAGCCACACGACGTCGACGAAATGCCAGTACAGCCCGCCGATCGTCAACGCCGCACAGCGTTTTTCGTCGAAGTAGCCGAGCGCGGTCCACAACAGCAGGAGTAACAGCACGACGATTCCCACCAGCACGTGCGCCATATGGAATCCGGTGATGGTGAAATACAGCGAACCATAGAGATGTGTGGTCAGGCCGTACGGATGATCGTGCCATTCCAGCAACTGGATGCCGATAAACACGCAACCCAGCACGACACCCGTCCCCATCGACGCCACCGCCCAGCGCAGCCGCCTGCGGCGCACGAGCCGCTCGCACAACCAGACGAACACGCTACTCGACAGAAGAATGACGGTATTCGCCACGCCGAGTCCCAGCTTCGGAAGCCCTTCAGGCGGCCAGCGCTGCGGATTTTGCGAGGCCAGATACAGGTACGAAAAGATCAGATAGCCGAACAGCGCACCTTCAGTGACGATCAGCGTAAGACACCCCCACCATCCGCCCGAGCGCTCGCCCGCGCTGCCCACGGGCAATTCGTACGTGGGCTCCACAGGTTCGGATGACGGCTGATTCAGATCGATGGCGTCGCTCATTTCAGCCTCCCGCGTCGTGGACCAAGGCCGGCTCGCGCTGGAGCAACGGACGTTCGGGCCATAACCAGACGATGATCGACGCCGCGCAGCCGGCCAGCATCGCGCCCGCAAAAATCCACGCCGCCAGCGCGAGCCCGGCGAACACGAGCGTGGCGAAGACCGCGAGCCAGAACGGCGCGTACGAATCGCCGGGCATCTTGAGGATCACATCCGGACTGGCATCGAGCGCGGTGGTGCCGAGCGCTTCGCGGCCTTGCGCGAGCAGATAGCCTTCGTCGAGCTGCGAGTGCACATGGACCGTCTCGCCCGGCTCGTCGAGCTGCGAGTGCACATGGACCGTCTCGCCCGGCTCGTCGATCCGGCCTTCCCACAACGGATGACGACTCGCGAGCGTCGGCACCACCGCAAAGTTGTACGGCGGCGGCGGTGAGCTGACCGACCATTCGAGCGTGGGCGCGTCCCACGGATTGTCGCCGGCCGGCTTGCCGTTCTTCAGGCTCACCAGCAGGTCGATCAGAAAGATCAGCACGCCCGCTGCGAACAGGAAAGAACCCAGCGACGTGACGAGATTCACCGTATTCCAGCCCATGTCGGCGGGATAGGTGTAGATGCGCCGCGGCATACCAAGCAGACCGGCGATATGCATCGGAAAAAACGCGATATTGAAGCCCGCGAACAACACCCAGAACGCGAGCTTGCCGATGCGTTCGCTCATCATCTTGCCGGTGAATTTCGGAAACCAGAAGTAGATGCCGCCAATCACGGGAAACACGTTGATGCCGAGCAGCACGTAATGCAGATGCGCGACCACGAAATAGGTATCGGTGAGTTGCCAGTCGAGCGGCACGGCCGCCGTCATCACACCGGACACGCCGCCTATCACGAACAGCAGCACGAAGCCCGCGAAGAACAGGAACGGCACGCGAAACACCGGCCGCCCGGTCCAGATCGTCGCGATCCAGGCGAAGGTGGCGACCGCGCTGGGGATCGCGATCACCATGCTGGCGGCGCCGAAAAACGACAGCGCGAGCGCCGGAATCCCGGTCGCGAACATATGGTGAATCCACACGACGAAGCCGACCACCATCGTCGCGACCGTGGAGAGCGCCACCGGTCCGTAGCCGACCAGCGGACGCCGGCAGAACACCGGCAGCGCGTCGGAGACGATGCCCATGGCCGGCAGCACCACCGCGTACACCCACGGATGCGCGAAGATCCAGAACAGATGCTGCCAGAGCAGCGGACGGCCGCCGTTGAGCACGTCGAAGAAGTGCGTGCCGATGCGCCGGTCCATCCACAACATGAAGAACGCGAGACTCACCGAGGGCACCGCCAGCAGGTTGCCGCCCGACGCGGTCAAGGTACCCCACACCAGCACCGGCATCCGGTCGAGCGACATGCCCGGCGCACGCATGCGCAGCAAGGTCACGACGAAGTTCATCGAGCCGACCGTCGTCGAGATGCCAAGCAGCACCATGCCGAGCGCGTAGATGTCGATATTCGGCCCGGTGCTGTATTCGAGGCCGGAAAGCGGCGCGTAATTGAACCAGCCGGCGTCCGGCGCCTGTCCCGCCGGAAAACTCGCGTATAGAAAAATACCCGCGAACAGAAACAGCCAGTACGACAGCGCGTTCAGGCGCGGAAACGCCATGTCGCGCGCGCCGAGCACCAGCGGCCACAGATAGTTCGAGAAACCGGAGAGCACCGGCAACGCGTACAGGAAGATCATCGTCACGCCGTGCATCGTGAAGAGCTGGTTGTATTGCTCGGGCGTGAGGACGGTGGCGTTGGGGCGCGCGAGCTGGATGCGCATGAGCAGCGCTTCGACCCCGCCCATCAACAGGAAGATGAAAGCGGTGACGAGATAGCGCAAGCCGATGGTTTTATGATCGACCGTCGAGAGCCAGCCGCGCCAGCCGGGCGGCGCTTCCCAGATCTCGCGCAGGCGCTTTTCCTCCGCGCTGCCGGGCAGCACCCGGCCACGCTGCGGCAGCCGCGTGAGCGGCAAGCCGGCCACGGCGCAAGGCGGTGTGCGCGGCGATTCGCCAGGCGTCGAAGCAGTCGCAGGATGATCGGCCATCGAAAGGTGCTCCGTGATTTCAGCGGGTTTTCAACGGGGTTTCAATGCAGCGTCGCCAGATAGGCCGACAGCGCGGCGGCGTCGCCGCTCGTCAGCGCGATATCGGGCATCAACGCTTCAGGCTTGATCTGCTGCGCGTGCTCGATCCAGTCGAGCAGATGCGCCGGTGTGTTGGTGAGCGTGCCCGCCGCGATCGTGCGGCGCGAGCCGAGATGGGTGAGATCGGGCGCTTGCAGGCCATTGGCCTCGGTGCCGCGAATCGTGTGGCAACCGGCGCAGCGTTCGGCGAACAGATGCTGGCCCGCCACGGCGGCTGCATCGCCGACGGATGCCGCCGCCTGGCCTTGCGCGTCGCGCCACGCGTTGAAATCCGCCGGGGGTTGCGCGACCACTTCCAGCGCCATATGCGCATGCTGCGCGCCGCAGAATTGCGAGCATTGCCCACGATAAAGGCCCGCCCGATCCGCCTGAAGCCACTGCTCGTTGGTTTGTCCGGGGATGGTCTGGGTTTTCCCCGCCAGTTGCGGAACCCAGAACGCGTGCACGACGTCCGCGCTGTTCAGTTGCACCTTGACCGGCTCGCCGACCGGAATATGGATTTCGTTCGCCGTGCTGAAGTTGCGGGCCGGGTTGGGGTCGTCGGCGTAATCGACTTTCCACCACCAGTCGTAGGCGGTGACGGTAATGGTGAGTTGCGGATGACTGGCGGGCGAAGCCACCGACTCGAGCGTCACGAGGATATAGACCAGCATCGCCAGCAGCGCCGCCGCAGACAGACCTGTGCCGACGTAGATCCAGCGCATGCCGCCGGCTTCGGCATTGAGCGTCCCCATCTGAGCCGCCGGACGCTTGCGCAGGATCGCCCCGGCCAGCAGTGCGGCAATGATGAGGGTCACCAGGACCGCGATCGCGGTCATTACCCAGCCGAGATGCATGGTGGGACCGGCCGCCGGCCCCGCCGCATGCAGAAAGTAATTGAGCGGCGCCCCCGCCTCCGCATGCACCGTCATCGGCATCAACATCGACGCAAGCGCCGCCAGAAAGAAAATCTGTCCGTGACCGGCGTGCAGATCCCGTGATTCGGTCGTCTTGCTTGCGGACACTGTGGGCTCCCGTGGCATGGCCTGCCATAGCGGCACGTCCCACTCAGGCGAGCTTGCGGGACGTGGATCGACAATGCTGAAGCAAAAAATGGACCTCGCCTGCCGCCTGGTTTAGCGGTGCATGTTCACCTCTGCGAAGGGCCGAAACATTACCTTCTGAAAGAACGCGGAACGACGCTTGCGGCAAACGACTGGAATCCGTGTTTTCTTCTCAGGAGTAGTCCATGTCTCAAACCGTCGGCGACTTCATCATCGAGCGACTGCATGCCTGGGGTGTGCGCCGCATTTATGGCTATCCGGGCGATGGCATCAACGGCGTCTTTGGCGCGCTAAACCGGGCTCAGTCCGACGCCAAAAAATCGAAATCCGGCAATCCCATCCAGCCGATCGAGTTCATCCAGGTTCGCCACGAGGAGATGGCCGCCTTCATGGCTTCCGCGCACGCGAAGTTCACCGGCGAGCTCGGCGTGTGCATCGCCACCTCGGGCCCCGGCGCGTCGCATCTGATCACGGGTCTTTACGACGCGCGAATGGATCACATGCCGGTGCTCGCCATCGCGGGTCAGCAAGCGCGGGCGGCTTTGGGCGGTCACTACCAGCAGGAACTCGATCTCGTCTCGCTGTTCAAGGACGTCGCCGGCGCCTTCGTCGAACAGGCTTCGGTGCCCGCGCAGGTGCGCCATCTCGTCGATCGTGCCGTGCGCACCGCGTTAGCGGAGCGCAAGGTGACAGCCATCATCCTGCCGAACGATCTGCAGGATCTGCCTTACGAAGCACCCAGCCGTAAACACGGCACGCTCCATTCGGGCGTCGGCTATCGCGCCCCGCGCCTCATGCCCTACCCCGACGATCTCAAGCAGGCCGCCGACGTGCTCAACGCCGGCAAGAAGGTCGCGATCCTCGTCGGCGCGGGCGCGCTGCACGCAACCGACGAAGTCATCGCCGTCGCCGAAAAATTGGGCGCGGGTGTCGCCAAGGCGTTGCTCGGCAAAGCCGTGCTACCCGACGACCTGCCGTGGGTGACGGGCTCGATCGGCTTGCTCGGCACCAAGCCGAGCTATGAGCTCATGATGGAATGCGACACGCTACTGATGATCGGCTCGGGCTTTCCGTACTCGGAATTTCTGCCGAAAGAAGGCGCGGCGCGCGGCGTGCAGATCGACCTGAAGGCCGACATGCTGAGTCTGCGTTATCCGATGGAAGTGAACCTCGTCGGCGATAGCGTTGAAACATTGCGTGCCCTGCTGCCGCTACTCGAACAGAAGACGGATCGCGCGTGGCGCAAGAAGATTGAAGGCTGGACCGAGGACTGGTGGAAAACGCTCGACAAGCGCGCGCACGAAGCGGGCAAAGACGCGGTGAATCCGCAGCGTACCGTCTGGGAACTGTCCAAACGCATTCCGGCTAACGCGATCGTTACGAGCGATTCGGGTTCCTGCGCGAACTGGTATGCGCGCGACCTGAAGGTTCAGCGCGGCATGATGTGCTCGCTGTCGGGCGGCCTGGCGTCGATGGGCGCGGCCGTTCCCTATGCGATCGCCGCCAAATTCGCGTTCTCCGAACGGCCGGTGATCGCGCTGGTCGGCGACGGCGCCATGCAGATGAACAACATGGCCGAACTGATCACCGTATCGAAGTACTGGAAAGACTGGGCCGATCCGCGCTGGATCTGCATGGTGCTCAACAACAGCGACCTGAACCAGGTCACGTGGGAACAGCGGGCGATGGAAGGCGACCCCAAGTTCGAGGCGTCGCAGGATATTCCGTCCGTGCCGTATCACAAGTTCGCGGAGTTGATCGGCCTGAAAGGCATCTATGTGGACAACGACGCGCAGATGGGTGCCGCGTGGGACGAAGCGCTGGCATCCGACCGGCCGGTCGTGATCGAAGTGAAGGCCGATCCGAACATTGCGCCGTTGCCGCCGCATATCACGCTCGCCCAGGCCAAGGCGTTCGCGTCGACCTTGATGAAGGGCGATCCGAACGAAGGCAACGTGATCGTCGAAACGGCCAAGCAGGTGCTTGGCGCGGTGCTCCCCGGTCATCACGACAAGTGAGCGTGACGCCATGACGGATCGCATCGCATCGACCGGCGGGTCGCAAGCCATCGTGACGGCTTTGCGCGCGAGCGCCTACCGTATTCCGACCGACGCGCCAGAAGCGGACGGCACGTTCGCCTGGCATGCGACCACGCTGGTGGTCGTCGAAGTGGACGCCGCGGGACACACCGGCATCGGCTACACGTATAGCGACGCGAGCATCGTCGCGCTGATTCGCGACACGCTCGGCGAATGCGTGCTGCAGCAC contains:
- a CDS encoding thiamine pyrophosphate-requiring protein → MSQTVGDFIIERLHAWGVRRIYGYPGDGINGVFGALNRAQSDAKKSKSGNPIQPIEFIQVRHEEMAAFMASAHAKFTGELGVCIATSGPGASHLITGLYDARMDHMPVLAIAGQQARAALGGHYQQELDLVSLFKDVAGAFVEQASVPAQVRHLVDRAVRTALAERKVTAIILPNDLQDLPYEAPSRKHGTLHSGVGYRAPRLMPYPDDLKQAADVLNAGKKVAILVGAGALHATDEVIAVAEKLGAGVAKALLGKAVLPDDLPWVTGSIGLLGTKPSYELMMECDTLLMIGSGFPYSEFLPKEGAARGVQIDLKADMLSLRYPMEVNLVGDSVETLRALLPLLEQKTDRAWRKKIEGWTEDWWKTLDKRAHEAGKDAVNPQRTVWELSKRIPANAIVTSDSGSCANWYARDLKVQRGMMCSLSGGLASMGAAVPYAIAAKFAFSERPVIALVGDGAMQMNNMAELITVSKYWKDWADPRWICMVLNNSDLNQVTWEQRAMEGDPKFEASQDIPSVPYHKFAELIGLKGIYVDNDAQMGAAWDEALASDRPVVIEVKADPNIAPLPPHITLAQAKAFASTLMKGDPNEGNVIVETAKQVLGAVLPGHHDK